A DNA window from Gopherus evgoodei ecotype Sinaloan lineage chromosome 22, rGopEvg1_v1.p, whole genome shotgun sequence contains the following coding sequences:
- the MRPL34 gene encoding 39S ribosomal protein L34, mitochondrial, protein MALFTGRLGRLWPLPPGGRFFLLQHVPASPSQPRAISILSDALGQPPSTSLSFRSAGIFQSIPRHLSPWSLQQIRTKARGNEYQPKNLKRKRTHGWIKRIRTPSGIEVILRRVLKGRKSLSH, encoded by the exons ATGGCTTTGTTCACCGGCCGCCTGGGCCGCCTCTGGCCTCTGCCTCCCGGGGGCAG ATTCTTCCTGCTGCAGCACGTTCCAGCCTCTCCCTCGCAGCCCAGGGCAATTTCCATCCTCTCAGATGCTTTGGGGCAGCCTCCAAGCACCAGCCTGTCCTTCAGATCTGCAGGCATCTTCCAAAGCATCCCTAGACACCTGTCACCATGGAGTCTTCAACAAATACGCACCAAGGCACGCGGGAATGAATATCAGCCAAAGAACCTCAAGCGCAAGCGGACCCATGGCTGGATAAAGCGTATTAGAACTCCCAGTGGGATCGAGGTGATCCTCCGACGCGTGCTGAAAGGCAGGAAATCGCTGAGCCACTGA